The following proteins come from a genomic window of Triticum aestivum cultivar Chinese Spring chromosome 6A, IWGSC CS RefSeq v2.1, whole genome shotgun sequence:
- the LOC123132526 gene encoding F-box protein At4g00755 isoform X1 translates to MAEECCSADLLEWIGPDVSACVFGRLDHPADLVRAAAVSRTWRRCVVESGLSKSLCLRLCPEVATVAAAAEVARSPPSTAAHESGHERDYRIYSNLAGAYVSDSAAKPSAECILDCIGASSTDDFPAETMENTLDEEEIINFRPSYWSSGGADDPEAPESLTYRLNSDICIVDEIRVRPYQAFFQDGDPIYSSKVVRFRMGHYKLPRGSETFVMDDYENKMVNADEKYMWTYTSPEFPMLQKNELQSFKLPRPVLCIGGVVMIELLGRVQKQEADDRYYICVCHAEVMGRSLSPLFMVEISDPEGYSILKYLPGAKDLSIDDFLQDDTKDSPEWHYLVGRYRQMNHRAVVVSALLEPVHYMHDVGGISDDDHEDDVGGISDDDHEDDVGGISDDDYLE, encoded by the exons ATGGCGGAGGAGTGCTGCAGCGCGGACCTGCTGGAGTGGATCGGCCCTGACGTCTCAGCATGCGTCTTCGGCCGCCTTGACCACCCCGCCGACCTCGTCCGCGCCGCCGCTGTCTCCAGAACCTGGCGCAGATGCG TGGTCGAGAGCGGCTTGAGCAAGAGCCTTTGCCTGCGGCTGTGCCCCGAGGTCGCCACCGTCGCCGCGGCGGCAGAGGTGGCCAGATCGCCGCCTTCAACCGCCGCCCATGAATCAGGCCACGAGAGGGACTACAGGATATACTCCAACCTCGCCGGCGCCTACGTCTCCGACTCCGCCGCCAAGCCCTCCGCGGAATGCATCTTGGACTGCATCGGGGCCTCCAGCACCGACGACTTCCCAGCAGAGACCATGGAAAACACCCTCGACGAGGAGGAGATTATCAATTTCCGCCCGTCCTATTGGTCGAGCGGCGGGGCGGACGACCCGGAGGCGCCGGAGAGCCTTACCTACAGGCTCAACTCTGACATCTGCATTGTCGATGAGATTCGGGTGCGGCCGTACCAAG CCTTTTTTCAGGATGGTGACCCTATATACTCTTCAAAGGTGGTGCGATTTCGGATGGGCCATTACAAGCTTCCGCGAGGATCAGAGACGTTTGTAATGGATGATTATGAGAATAAGATGGTAAATGCTGATGAAAAATACATGTGGACTTACACTTCGCCAGAGTTCCCTATGTTACAG AAAAACGAACTACAATCCTTCAAGCTCCCACGCCCCGTCCTTTGCATTGGTGGTGTGGTGATGATTGAACTCTTGGGCAGAGTACAGAAACAAGAAGCAGATGATAGGTACTACATATG CGTTTGCCATGCTGAAGTGATGGGGCGTTCACTCTCACCACTTTTCATGGTTGAAATCTCGGATCCTGAAGGTTATTCAATCCTCAAGTACTTACCGGGTGCCAAAGACCTATCCATCGATGACTTTTTGCAAGATGATACCAAAGACTCGCCGGAGTGGCACTATCTTGTTGGTAGATACAGGCAGATGAATCACAGAGCAGTAGTAGTGAGTGCACTTTTGGAGCCTGTACATTACATGCATGATGTAGGTGGCATCTCAGAcgatgatcatgaagatgatgtaGGTGGCATCTCAGACGATGATCATGAGGATGATGTAGGTGGCATCTCAGACGATGATTATCTTGAGTAG
- the LOC123132526 gene encoding F-box protein At4g00755 isoform X2, whose protein sequence is MAEECCSADLLEWIGPDVSACVFGRLDHPADLVRAAAVSRTWRRCVVESGLSKSLCLRLCPEVATVAAAAEVARSPPSTAAHESGHERDYRIYSNLAGAYVSDSAAKPSAECILDCIGASSTDDFPAETMENTLDEEEIINFRPSYWSSGGADDPEAPESLTYRLNSDICIVDEIRVRPYQAFFQDGDPIYSSKVVRFRMGHYKLPRGSETFVMDDYENKMVNADEKYMWTYTSPEFPMLQKNELQSFKLPRPVLCIGGVVMIELLGRVQKQEADDRYYICVCHAEVMGRSLSPLFMVEISDPEGYSILKYLPGAKDLSIDDFLQDDTKDSPEWHYLVGRYRQMNHRAVVVSALLEPVHYMHDVGGISDDDHEDDVGGISDDDYLE, encoded by the exons ATGGCGGAGGAGTGCTGCAGCGCGGACCTGCTGGAGTGGATCGGCCCTGACGTCTCAGCATGCGTCTTCGGCCGCCTTGACCACCCCGCCGACCTCGTCCGCGCCGCCGCTGTCTCCAGAACCTGGCGCAGATGCG TGGTCGAGAGCGGCTTGAGCAAGAGCCTTTGCCTGCGGCTGTGCCCCGAGGTCGCCACCGTCGCCGCGGCGGCAGAGGTGGCCAGATCGCCGCCTTCAACCGCCGCCCATGAATCAGGCCACGAGAGGGACTACAGGATATACTCCAACCTCGCCGGCGCCTACGTCTCCGACTCCGCCGCCAAGCCCTCCGCGGAATGCATCTTGGACTGCATCGGGGCCTCCAGCACCGACGACTTCCCAGCAGAGACCATGGAAAACACCCTCGACGAGGAGGAGATTATCAATTTCCGCCCGTCCTATTGGTCGAGCGGCGGGGCGGACGACCCGGAGGCGCCGGAGAGCCTTACCTACAGGCTCAACTCTGACATCTGCATTGTCGATGAGATTCGGGTGCGGCCGTACCAAG CCTTTTTTCAGGATGGTGACCCTATATACTCTTCAAAGGTGGTGCGATTTCGGATGGGCCATTACAAGCTTCCGCGAGGATCAGAGACGTTTGTAATGGATGATTATGAGAATAAGATGGTAAATGCTGATGAAAAATACATGTGGACTTACACTTCGCCAGAGTTCCCTATGTTACAG AAAAACGAACTACAATCCTTCAAGCTCCCACGCCCCGTCCTTTGCATTGGTGGTGTGGTGATGATTGAACTCTTGGGCAGAGTACAGAAACAAGAAGCAGATGATAGGTACTACATATG CGTTTGCCATGCTGAAGTGATGGGGCGTTCACTCTCACCACTTTTCATGGTTGAAATCTCGGATCCTGAAGGTTATTCAATCCTCAAGTACTTACCGGGTGCCAAAGACCTATCCATCGATGACTTTTTGCAAGATGATACCAAAGACTCGCCGGAGTGGCACTATCTTGTTGGTAGATACAGGCAGATGAATCACAGAGCAGTAGTAGTGAGTGCACTTTTGGAGCCTGTACATTACATGCATGATGTAG GTGGCATCTCAGACGATGATCATGAGGATGATGTAGGTGGCATCTCAGACGATGATTATCTTGAGTAG